One genomic segment of Luteimonas galliterrae includes these proteins:
- a CDS encoding ketosynthase produces MLVLEVLLALAYSVVAHVASARHDGPLAVVAMAVLVLMVLIAPLAQRRFWAWLALAASLAGLAWLARSPYTQVPLLLAPTAFIVLVAFVFGRSLAAGRTPLISKIVMALEGGSAPAALLRYTRHLTAAWAWALGLLAAVNLVLSLIAVPDGLLAQFGVQAPVTITQTQWSWFANVFNYGLIGGFFAIEFAIRKRRFPDRYHNFADFLRKLRGLGPAFWRDFLR; encoded by the coding sequence ATCCTGGTCCTCGAAGTCCTGCTGGCGCTGGCCTATTCGGTCGTCGCGCACGTGGCCAGCGCGCGCCACGACGGGCCGCTGGCGGTAGTCGCGATGGCGGTGCTGGTGTTGATGGTGCTGATCGCACCGTTGGCGCAGCGCCGGTTTTGGGCTTGGTTGGCCCTCGCCGCCAGCTTGGCCGGCTTGGCCTGGCTGGCGCGCTCGCCCTACACGCAGGTGCCGCTGCTGCTGGCGCCGACGGCATTCATCGTGCTGGTCGCTTTCGTGTTCGGCCGCAGCTTGGCCGCCGGACGTACGCCCCTGATCAGCAAGATCGTGATGGCGCTGGAAGGCGGTTCCGCGCCCGCGGCGCTGCTGCGCTATACCCGCCATCTGACCGCGGCCTGGGCCTGGGCGCTGGGGCTGCTGGCCGCGGTCAATCTAGTGCTGTCGCTGATCGCGGTGCCCGACGGCCTGTTGGCCCAGTTCGGGGTGCAGGCGCCGGTGACGATCACCCAGACGCAATGGTCCTGGTTCGCCAATGTGTTCAATTACGGACTCATTGGCGGTTTTTTCGCCATCGAGTTCGCCATCCGCAAGCGCCGCTTTCCCGACCGTTACCACAACTTCGCCGATTTCCTGCGCAAGCTGCGGGGGCTGGGGCCGGCCTTCTGGCGGGATTTCCTGCGCTGA
- a CDS encoding phosphopantetheine-binding protein encodes MSTQSPAEQELAELLIESLNLEGVAAADIDPEAPLFGAGLGLDSIDALELALAISKRYGFQLKSDNEENRRAFGSLRALSAHIQQHQPA; translated from the coding sequence ATGTCCACGCAAAGCCCAGCCGAACAAGAACTCGCCGAACTGCTGATCGAAAGCCTGAACCTGGAAGGCGTCGCCGCCGCCGACATCGACCCGGAGGCGCCGTTGTTCGGCGCCGGACTGGGGCTGGATTCGATCGACGCGCTGGAATTGGCGCTGGCCATCAGCAAGCGCTACGGCTTCCAGCTGAAGTCCGACAACGAGGAAAATCGCCGCGCGTTCGGATCGTTGCGCGCGCTGTCGGCGCATATCCAACAACACCAGCCGGCCTGA